A segment of the Acaryochloris marina S15 genome:
TTTGCCTCGTTCCACTACTTTTGTATCGCCCGTGACGATCTGGACATCAGCTTGGTGGGCGGCCTGTTGCATGGATTGCACCACTTGCCAAAGGGTCGTCATGGGCAGTCCCTCTTCCAGAATAAAGCTGGTGCTGAGGTAAAGGGGACGAGCCCCTGCCATTGCCAGATCATTCACGGTGCCGTAGACCGCTAGCGAACCAATATCCCCTCCTGGGAAAAATAGGGGATGGACCACATAGGAGTCGGTCGTCAACGCAAGTCGCCCCGGTGGAAAATCGAGGGCCGCAGCATCATGGTGGTGACGATATTCCGATTGGAACAGACACCCAAACATCTGCTCAATCAGCTGATGCATCAGCTTCCCCCCTCCACCATGAGCTAACAAAACTTGGGGATATTGCTCAATGGGAATCGGGCAAGAGATCGAATCGATTGGCATGGGCGATTTCCAGTAGTTGTAACAAGAACAGGCTAGGCGGGCATCATCGCATCGCCTTGTCCCAGCCAAAAGAGGAGTGCTAGGGCCTTTTGGATTTGGGTCTTGAGCTTATCCTGGCCAAACACGTTGAGTCTCAACTCCTCTTCAATCAGTATTTGAGAGAGTTGGCAGATGGATGCCTGCCACATGAGAAGGGCCAAGGCATCCCGGAGTCCAGCAACCGAATGATCGGTGGGGGAAAGTTTCAAACCCCATCGAAGTAAAAATTGTACCGTAGGGCTTTTCTTACGCATACCAGCCGATAAAGCCGCAGCATCAGGAATGCTAACCGGGCTCAGAATTGGCGGTAATCCCAATGAAAAGGTCAGCGTCTCAGATGGGTGCTGGGGTATCGGTTGCGCCAGGGCACCCTGCCAAGGATCCGTGACTGGCTGAAATGGTTCTGGGTATTGATTGAGCTTAATATTTACCATCACACTGTTTCCTCCCTCATGTTTCCTACCGCAGACTTTTGGGATAAGTGCCTGACCGTAGGATAAACTGCTGTTGAAAGGCTTCAATCTCTTCTCGACTCGGTTGACCATGGGTAACGACGGCAATGCGATAACGCTGCATCACGGCTGCTGGTGTTTGCCCATCCATCAGACTTTTCAACGCAGCCATCATCGCTGGGGAAGGCATACAAGTATATCCAAACTCATCCATGACGGCCCGAAGGTTCATTGCTGTTTTGGGATCGAGCCGTTCTTTGAACTTGATCCGCATCAACCATCCACCGGACAAATAAATAACGGTTACAACGTCTAACGACAACCCTCTGCATTGCTGCAGATACTCGATCACCTGGATCGTCAGACTGGCATTATCAAAGAAGTAGAGATATTCCATGACTTCATTGATTCCTAGACAAGGCAGCGCTTCAGGGTTGAACATAACGCTGAAAAACTCTATTTCAAAGGTATAAAATTCCCTTGAAGAAGTCGTGAGGGAAACGCTAGCTTCTACTATGAATGCGTTGGTTCGCCTCGATCTGCTCCGTGGGATGAAGGATGACTTGTTCCCCAACTTTTAGTCCTTTCTTCACTGCAGCTTCAAGCTGACTACGTTGGCTGATCACCACTTGACGTCGCTGGGCCTTTCCCTGTTCCGCCACAAAGGTACACCATTTCTGATTCTCACATCTAAATAATGCACTTAGGGGCACCTTGAGAGTATCCTTATCCTCCCAGACAACAATACGAGCTTCGACCCGATAGCCATCCCCCAGGGATAGAGGAGGGGAAATAAAATCAGCAATAACGTTGACGCGTTGTTCCTCTACTCCCAAAGCAGACACTTCTGTAAAGGCTGAGGGCTCAACATAGCGCACTCGGGCTTGGAGGGGGTGGGGGCCACCCCAATGGTCAATTTGAATAGTAGCACCGGGTTTGACTTTAACGGCATCCGTGGAGAGGACATCAATTACCAGTTCCAATTGTTTGGCATCTCCCAACTCTAGGAGAGGTTCACCGGCTGAAATAAAGCGCGCACTTTCTTGCATCACGCGAAAGACATTGCCTCCAACGGGGGCTCGAACAACGGTTCGACGTGCTTCATCCGCAAGGTTAACCAAGGTGGATTCTGTACTGGAAATTTGGGCTCGATAGACATCTAATAAATAATCGGGATCTTGCTGTTCGGCCTTTAAGACAGAAAACGCTTTTTGAGCGGCAGCAACAGTTGAGATCGCACCTTGGACTTGTTTGTTAGCCACTTCCAATTCTTGCTGCCGTTGGGTTGCCGCTAACTCAGCATCCTCACGGACCTTTCGAGTTTGGGCCCCAGCTACTTCCAAGTCCTGGGCACGTTTGCGATCTCGAATGGCTTGAGCTAAGGTCGCTTTGGCATCCGCTAGCCGAGCCTCTGCTTGTTGTTGGGTAGCGATCGCAGCTCGAACCTGAGCTTGGGCTTGAGCTAAGGCTGCGGATTTAGGGCGTTGGGTCTCTACCCCTGCCAGTTGCGCCCGCAGTTCTCGCAAGTGCGCTTGGGTTTCTTCGACCTTGGTCGTCAGCGGAAGGGGATCTATCCGAGCCACGATGGCTCCGGGCTGAACTGGATCGCCTGGATCCAGGCCAATGCGAGCCAGACGTCCCGCCACAGGTGCTGCAATCGTAAAGCGATTTTGCACCCTCGTTTTGCCCTCAGCATCAACGGTGACTTGGAGCTGACCGCGTTGAACTTGGCCTAAATCCACTGCAATTGGCGTGGGTCGAAAGGCAAGGGCCACGAGGGTCGCAACGCCCAATCCCAACAGCCAATAGGGAAGGCGACGGGGGAGATGCTTCCAGGAAGGCAGGCGCGTTTTGGGATTTGGGGTTTGGGATTTAAGTTTGGTTGAAGGGGGAGAATGCCCATCATCTGACGGGTAAGGGGGGGAGGGCACCGTGGGCTTTTGTTGCGGCTTGCGCAACCACGGGATTAAGGGGCGATGTTGTTTGTGTTGCATCGGATCTTCCTCCTTATTCGCGGGTTTTGAGCACAGCAATTAAGTCCAGATGATTGAGCTGACGACGAATCAATCCGCCAGAACCCAGAGCTGCTAGAAAAATAATGACAAAGGCAAAGGCGTAGCTAGCGGGCGTGACAATTAAGGGGAACCGAAATAATTCCCAGTCATAGGCCCGAGTAATCAGAGCCGCTAAGCCAAATCCCAAGGCAAAGCCGAAGGGAATCGCCACAACGGTGACAATGGCTTGCTCACCGAGCAA
Coding sequences within it:
- a CDS encoding efflux RND transporter periplasmic adaptor subunit; amino-acid sequence: MQHKQHRPLIPWLRKPQQKPTVPSPPYPSDDGHSPPSTKLKSQTPNPKTRLPSWKHLPRRLPYWLLGLGVATLVALAFRPTPIAVDLGQVQRGQLQVTVDAEGKTRVQNRFTIAAPVAGRLARIGLDPGDPVQPGAIVARIDPLPLTTKVEETQAHLRELRAQLAGVETQRPKSAALAQAQAQVRAAIATQQQAEARLADAKATLAQAIRDRKRAQDLEVAGAQTRKVREDAELAATQRQQELEVANKQVQGAISTVAAAQKAFSVLKAEQQDPDYLLDVYRAQISSTESTLVNLADEARRTVVRAPVGGNVFRVMQESARFISAGEPLLELGDAKQLELVIDVLSTDAVKVKPGATIQIDHWGGPHPLQARVRYVEPSAFTEVSALGVEEQRVNVIADFISPPLSLGDGYRVEARIVVWEDKDTLKVPLSALFRCENQKWCTFVAEQGKAQRRQVVISQRSQLEAAVKKGLKVGEQVILHPTEQIEANQRIHSRS